The following are encoded together in the Plasmodium brasilianum strain Bolivian I chromosome 10, whole genome shotgun sequence genome:
- a CDS encoding F-actin-capping protein subunit alpha, with protein sequence MGSIINEKKNFIRHVLLNSPPGKINDLVSDIKTLFGSSATIQNSIEDAISNYNEKNFVLIPLEDNEYVIICEQSKINNSYVHPKLKILATVNHLKRKVTGTTELKELNYPQELESYRELCSVKLEKYLQAHYSKWNEKQTINYPSVNLKCKNGLSSKCSSSVYASKRGDRFNLFFIICRDRYYLKNFHASSWRSSWEVNFLLTDDQVLLRGNIDVALTYFEDANINFKTTKKFEKTVLVNKDVEQFSSTILSAISEFENSTLYDLNNFFININKELIKSTRKIIPLNGDKFNWMETYQDIPMQIKLT encoded by the exons ATGGGAAgcataataaatgaaaagaaaaatttcattAGACATGTTCTATTGAATTCACCTCcaggaaaaataaatgactTGGTTTCAG atataaaaacCTTATTTGGGTCAAGTGCGACTATCCAAAATTCTATCGAAGATGCCATATCAAATTATAACGAAAAGAACTTCGTGCTCATTCCCCTCGAGGATAACGAATAC GTCATAATTTGTGAACAGTCAAAAATCAACAACTCATACGTTCACCCAAAACTAAAGATACTAGCTACTGTTAACCATCTGAAGAGa aaagTTACCGGAACCACTGAGTTAAAAGAATTGAACTACCCCCAAGAATTAGAAAGTTATAG AGAATTGTGTAGCGTAAAACTAGAGAAATATCTTCAAGCACATTATTCAAAATGGAATGAGAAGCAAACAATAAATTATCCCAgtgttaatttaaaatgtaaaaatggaTTAAGCTCAAAATGTAGTTCATCTGTTTATGCTTCCAAACGAGGGGATAGATTTAatctctttttcattatatgtCGTGACAgatattatttaaagaattttca CGCAAGTTCGTGGAGAAGTTCATGGGAggtcaattttttattaacagaTGACCAAGTCCTCTTAAga GGAAACATAGACGTAGCACTAACATATTTTGAGGACGCTAACATAAATTTCAAGACAAccaaaaaatttgaaaaaacagTTCTAGTGAACAAG GACGTTGAGCAATTCTCTTCCACCATTTTATCAGCCATAAGTGAATTTGAAAACTCTACCCTCTATGATctaaataacttttttatcaacataa ataaggaattaataaaaagtactAGAAAAATTATACCATTGAATGGCGATAAATTTAACTGGATGGAGACATATCAGGATATCCCCATGCAAATTAAGTTAACATAA